Proteins encoded in a region of the Candidatus Nitrospira nitrificans genome:
- the cycA gene encoding cytochrome c-550 CycA — translation MNHRILYSFAAAAVFLAVAGTAFAEGTFEGRKKCFNCHKGEGESWEKSLHGKAMESLKPNTRKEAKLKAKLDPKKDYTKDKDCVGCHVDGFGKEGGYVIEEPEKFLTGVGCESCHGAGSDYRKIHRKAGEAFEKSQKTMERTNLVEAGQDFEFQEKCNACHLNYEGSPWKGVKKPYTPFTPTVDKKYAFDFEKSVRNDKAMHEHFKLAGTFTGPPMPKFHEEFQKAAKPPVKADKAGDE, via the coding sequence GTGAATCACCGCATTCTGTATTCATTCGCCGCTGCGGCGGTATTTCTAGCAGTGGCCGGAACGGCCTTTGCTGAAGGGACTTTCGAAGGCAGGAAGAAATGCTTCAACTGCCATAAAGGTGAAGGGGAATCCTGGGAAAAATCACTCCATGGCAAGGCCATGGAATCCCTCAAACCCAACACGAGGAAAGAAGCTAAGCTGAAGGCTAAGCTTGATCCAAAGAAAGATTATACAAAGGATAAGGATTGCGTTGGATGCCATGTCGATGGGTTCGGTAAGGAAGGCGGCTATGTCATCGAAGAACCGGAAAAGTTCTTGACGGGTGTCGGTTGCGAGTCTTGCCATGGAGCCGGTAGTGACTATCGAAAGATCCATAGAAAAGCCGGTGAAGCGTTTGAAAAGTCTCAGAAGACCATGGAGCGGACCAATCTCGTCGAAGCGGGTCAGGACTTTGAGTTTCAAGAGAAATGCAATGCCTGTCACTTGAATTACGAAGGATCACCTTGGAAGGGAGTGAAGAAGCCCTATACGCCGTTCACACCAACCGTCGACAAGAAGTATGCCTTTGATTTTGAAAAGTCGGTAAGAAATGACAAAGCCATGCATGAGCATTTTAAACTTGCCGGCACCTTCACCGGGCCGCCAATGCCGAAGTTCCATGAGGAATTCCAGAAGGCAGCCAAACCGCCGGTGAAGGCCGACAAGGCTGGGGACGAATAG
- a CDS encoding MOSC domain-containing protein: MSKGPFLRKPVAATIISLQVGQPRTLGNSGSPDPFDEVWTTGFFKQPTSESLWLGTVNLAGDGQADLDNHGGPEKAVNVYPGEHYPYWLETLPVPDLHPGAFGENFTTTGLLESDVCIGDVFMIGDALVQISQPRQPCWKLARRWRVKDLAVRVQNTGRTGWYFRVLREGHVQVGNDLVLVERHCPDWTVSLANTVMHHRPHDREAASQLADCTDLSLRWRTKLKRRAATGEAENTSSRLAGPHTSKS, translated from the coding sequence ATGAGTAAAGGACCTTTCTTGAGAAAACCGGTGGCTGCAACAATCATCTCTTTGCAAGTCGGGCAACCACGGACCCTGGGGAACAGCGGATCACCAGACCCCTTTGATGAGGTTTGGACGACCGGTTTCTTTAAACAGCCAACGTCCGAATCACTGTGGCTTGGCACAGTCAACTTGGCTGGTGATGGCCAAGCAGATCTAGACAACCACGGGGGACCTGAAAAGGCCGTCAATGTCTACCCGGGAGAGCACTACCCCTATTGGTTGGAGACATTACCGGTACCGGATCTCCACCCAGGAGCATTCGGGGAAAATTTTACGACTACAGGGTTGCTGGAGAGCGATGTGTGCATCGGAGATGTATTTATGATTGGTGACGCCCTTGTCCAGATCTCGCAACCGCGACAGCCCTGCTGGAAGCTGGCTCGTCGATGGCGAGTCAAGGATCTTGCGGTTCGTGTCCAAAATACCGGACGTACCGGCTGGTATTTCAGAGTCCTTCGTGAAGGCCATGTGCAGGTCGGGAACGACCTGGTATTAGTTGAACGCCACTGCCCCGACTGGACGGTGTCTCTCGCAAATACCGTGATGCACCATCGCCCACACGATAGAGAGGCAGCCAGCCAATTGGCAGATTGCACGGATCTTTCGTTGAGATGGCGGACAAAACTCAAACGACGGGCTGCTACAGGAGAGGCGGAGAATACCTCCTCAAGACTGGCGGGACCTCACACGAGTAAGAGCTAA
- a CDS encoding DsbE family thiol:disulfide interchange protein, protein MNRFLLPLSIFIVVVGFLGVGLKLNPREIPSPLVGKAAPDFSQPQLYDREKVFSPADLKGKVWLLNFWASWCSGCKTEHPVLMELAKSGEVPIYGMDYKDQQDEAMTWLRRWGNPYPIVGVDDAGRVGINYGVYGVPETYVIDKQGVIRYKQIGPLDSDTVAKTILPLVKQLESQ, encoded by the coding sequence ATGAATCGGTTCCTTCTGCCGCTCTCCATATTTATCGTCGTCGTGGGATTTCTTGGCGTGGGCCTCAAGCTCAACCCGCGGGAGATTCCGTCTCCCTTGGTCGGGAAGGCCGCGCCGGATTTTTCCCAGCCGCAGCTCTATGATCGCGAGAAAGTGTTTTCTCCTGCAGACCTCAAAGGGAAGGTGTGGCTGCTCAACTTTTGGGCCTCGTGGTGCAGCGGGTGTAAGACCGAGCATCCGGTGCTGATGGAGCTGGCCAAGTCCGGTGAAGTGCCGATCTATGGCATGGATTATAAGGATCAGCAGGACGAAGCGATGACCTGGTTGAGGCGATGGGGCAATCCCTATCCGATTGTCGGGGTGGATGATGCCGGACGGGTCGGCATCAATTACGGAGTTTACGGAGTTCCCGAAACGTACGTCATCGACAAGCAGGGCGTCATCCGTTATAAGCAGATCGGGCCATTGGATTCCGACACGGTCGCCAAGACGATTCTTCCTCTTGTAAAGCAGCTTGAATCGCAATGA
- a CDS encoding heme lyase CcmF/NrfE family subunit, giving the protein MIPEIGHFALILALCVAVVQGLFPIYGAAVGNSALMAVAKPAARGQFFLVLIAFCCLGYAFADKDFSVLYVAATSNSQLPLHYRLAAIWGAHEGSLLLWTFILTLWMFAVTLFSSHLPEATRSRILGVMGLVSVGFLLFMLTVSNPFERLIPAALDGRDLNPLLQDPGMVIHPPMLYMGYVGFSVAFAFAIAALLGGNLDAAWARWSRPWTTVAWCFLTVGIAMGSGWAYYELGWGGWWFWDPVENASFMPWLAGTALVHSLAVTDKRGGFKVWTVLLAIMAFSLSLLGTFLVRSGVLTSVHAFATDPKRGLFILAFLAIVIGGSLALYAWRAPKVGLGGSFAMLSREGMLLANNVLLVAAMGSVLLGTLYPLFLDALDLGKISVGPPYFDSVFVPLMVPAIFLMGIGPLAQWKKASLPDLAKRLKWAFGVSLVSALTLPFVLGSWTPLLSLGLLLAIWIVTTAVVTLRERLAHLNGNSLVERLASVPRSYWGMLVAHCGIAVFIVGVTMVKGFESEKDVRMSVGETATIGDYTFRFDGAQDVVGPNYTAARGTFRVSYDGRETTVLYPEKRRYAVQNQVMTEAAIDPGLLRDLYVSLGEPLDEGAWSVRLYHKPFVDWIWGGCFIMALGGVLAISDRRYRLAWRRQEPAVPAPPRAARRKVA; this is encoded by the coding sequence ATGATTCCAGAAATCGGTCATTTTGCCTTGATTCTCGCGCTCTGCGTCGCGGTGGTGCAGGGACTCTTTCCCATCTACGGCGCCGCGGTCGGAAACTCGGCGCTGATGGCGGTGGCCAAGCCGGCGGCGCGCGGGCAGTTCTTCTTGGTGCTGATTGCGTTTTGCTGCCTGGGATACGCGTTCGCCGACAAAGATTTTTCCGTGCTGTATGTGGCGGCAACATCGAATTCACAACTCCCGTTGCATTATCGCTTGGCGGCAATTTGGGGCGCGCATGAAGGCTCTCTGCTTTTGTGGACCTTCATCTTGACCCTGTGGATGTTTGCGGTCACGCTCTTCTCCTCCCATCTCCCGGAAGCCACACGTTCCCGGATTCTCGGAGTCATGGGTTTGGTAAGCGTGGGGTTCCTTCTGTTCATGTTGACGGTGTCCAATCCGTTCGAACGGCTGATTCCTGCGGCTCTCGACGGGCGTGATCTCAATCCGCTCTTGCAGGACCCCGGCATGGTGATCCATCCGCCGATGCTCTATATGGGCTATGTCGGTTTCTCGGTCGCCTTCGCCTTTGCCATCGCCGCATTGTTGGGGGGAAACCTTGATGCGGCCTGGGCCCGTTGGTCTCGGCCATGGACGACGGTGGCCTGGTGTTTTCTGACGGTCGGTATTGCGATGGGAAGCGGCTGGGCCTACTACGAGCTCGGGTGGGGCGGCTGGTGGTTTTGGGATCCGGTTGAAAACGCCTCATTCATGCCGTGGTTGGCCGGGACCGCGTTGGTGCATTCATTGGCCGTGACCGACAAGCGGGGCGGGTTCAAGGTGTGGACGGTTTTACTCGCCATCATGGCATTTTCATTGAGCCTCCTGGGGACGTTTCTCGTGCGGTCCGGTGTCTTAACCTCCGTGCATGCCTTTGCCACCGATCCGAAGCGGGGTCTCTTCATCCTTGCCTTTTTGGCGATCGTCATCGGTGGGTCGTTGGCCTTGTATGCTTGGCGCGCTCCCAAGGTTGGGCTGGGCGGCAGCTTCGCGATGTTGTCGAGAGAGGGCATGCTGTTGGCCAACAACGTGTTGTTGGTGGCCGCGATGGGCTCGGTGCTGTTAGGCACGCTGTACCCCTTGTTTTTAGACGCCCTGGACCTCGGGAAAATTTCCGTGGGGCCTCCGTATTTTGACTCCGTCTTCGTGCCGTTGATGGTCCCTGCGATTTTCTTGATGGGAATCGGCCCGCTGGCCCAATGGAAAAAGGCGAGTCTGCCTGATTTGGCGAAGCGGTTGAAGTGGGCATTCGGGGTCAGTCTTGTGTCCGCGCTGACGCTGCCGTTTGTCCTGGGGAGCTGGACACCTCTGTTGAGCCTCGGCCTCCTCTTGGCCATTTGGATCGTGACGACCGCGGTGGTGACATTGCGCGAACGGTTGGCTCATCTGAATGGAAATAGTCTTGTCGAACGCCTGGCTTCGGTGCCCAGATCCTATTGGGGGATGCTCGTGGCGCACTGCGGGATTGCGGTCTTTATCGTCGGGGTGACGATGGTGAAAGGCTTCGAATCCGAAAAGGATGTGCGGATGAGCGTGGGCGAGACGGCGACGATCGGCGACTATACGTTTCGATTCGACGGGGCTCAGGATGTGGTCGGACCAAACTATACGGCAGCCCGTGGGACGTTCCGAGTGAGTTATGACGGCCGTGAAACGACGGTTCTGTACCCGGAAAAACGACGGTATGCCGTTCAGAATCAAGTCATGACCGAAGCCGCCATCGATCCGGGACTATTGCGCGATCTCTATGTGTCGTTGGGAGAGCCGCTCGACGAGGGGGCCTGGAGCGTGCGGCTTTACCATAAGCCGTTTGTGGATTGGATCTGGGGCGGGTGTTTTATCATGGCGCTGGGCGGTGTGCTGGCCATCAGTGATCGCCGGTATCGACTGGCATGGCGTCGGCAAGAACCGGCTGTGCCTGCACCCCCACGAGCAGCTAGGCGAAAAGTGGCATGA
- a CDS encoding NapC/NirT family cytochrome c, which yields MPKLGTLAAGAVLGIGLITVVFGGEAAISRTEFCISCHSEIYPYEELKKSSHWGALGMDPGCKDCHVPQGLSNFHKAVWTHVVDGVPFLIKEFTTDYSTIEKFNEHRPEAAFRARMKLKEWDSLTCRACHKNTKPPGASAKAAHAKMQSEGATCIDCHQNLVHKKVPEHDLNASLAQGKAVIKEVKKKADDDEDEKD from the coding sequence ATGCCAAAGTTGGGGACATTAGCGGCTGGGGCAGTTCTTGGAATAGGGCTCATTACCGTCGTGTTTGGCGGTGAGGCCGCCATCTCAAGGACTGAGTTCTGCATCAGTTGTCATTCGGAGATCTATCCCTATGAGGAGCTGAAAAAATCTTCACACTGGGGTGCCCTTGGTATGGACCCTGGCTGTAAAGATTGCCATGTGCCTCAGGGATTATCGAACTTTCACAAAGCGGTCTGGACTCACGTGGTGGATGGTGTGCCGTTCCTCATAAAGGAGTTCACGACGGACTACTCAACCATTGAAAAGTTCAATGAGCATCGGCCGGAAGCAGCGTTTCGTGCTCGAATGAAGCTCAAGGAATGGGACAGTCTCACCTGTAGGGCTTGTCACAAGAATACTAAGCCGCCGGGAGCTTCAGCCAAAGCGGCCCATGCCAAGATGCAAAGCGAAGGGGCGACTTGCATCGATTGCCACCAGAACCTTGTGCATAAAAAGGTCCCTGAGCATGACCTCAATGCCAGCCTTGCGCAAGGGAAGGCCGTAATCAAGGAAGTGAAGAAGAAGGCCGACGACGATGAGGATGAAAAGGACTAG
- a CDS encoding cytochrome c-type biogenesis protein, whose product MLIIVLSCGTVWAGEARPLADDPAAEARLKHLAVELRCLVCQNQTLADSNAPLAEDLRREVREMIAKNMSDQEIIEFLVARYGDFVLYRPPLKATTTLLWVGPFALMAIGATALVVTLRRRARTMVEIPVTDEEHRRVEQLLAEGEKRS is encoded by the coding sequence ATGCTCATCATAGTGTTGTCGTGCGGGACGGTCTGGGCCGGAGAGGCCAGGCCGTTGGCCGATGATCCGGCCGCCGAGGCGCGGCTCAAGCATCTCGCCGTCGAGCTTCGATGTCTGGTCTGTCAAAATCAAACCTTGGCCGACTCGAACGCTCCGCTGGCGGAGGACCTGCGTCGAGAAGTTCGAGAGATGATCGCCAAGAATATGAGCGACCAGGAGATCATCGAGTTTCTTGTGGCCCGCTATGGGGACTTCGTCCTGTATCGACCGCCGCTCAAGGCCACGACCACGCTGCTGTGGGTGGGACCATTTGCTTTAATGGCGATCGGGGCGACGGCGTTGGTCGTTACGTTGCGGCGTCGAGCGCGTACGATGGTTGAGATTCCGGTGACGGATGAAGAGCATCGACGGGTTGAACAACTCTTGGCAGAAGGAGAGAAGCGATCATGA
- the ccmE gene encoding cytochrome c maturation protein CcmE: MKPRHKRFAFIGLGLLVLGVATVLILNAFQSNLVFFFTPTQVAGGEAPQGRSFRIGGMVEDGSLVRENDGLTVHFIVTDTAKRVPVTYKGILPDLFKEGKGAVAQGQLSVDGTFVASEVLAKHDENYMPPEAAEALAKAKASGAQQSKSLVVPQGTKDSL; this comes from the coding sequence ATGAAACCACGGCATAAACGTTTTGCCTTTATTGGTCTGGGATTGCTTGTCTTGGGTGTGGCGACCGTGCTGATCTTAAACGCCTTCCAGAGCAATCTGGTGTTCTTTTTTACGCCCACTCAAGTCGCCGGTGGAGAAGCCCCGCAAGGGCGTAGCTTCCGGATCGGTGGGATGGTCGAAGACGGCAGTCTGGTTCGTGAAAATGATGGTCTGACCGTCCATTTCATCGTGACCGATACCGCGAAGCGCGTGCCGGTGACGTATAAAGGGATTCTTCCCGACTTGTTCAAGGAGGGAAAGGGGGCCGTGGCCCAGGGGCAGTTGAGCGTCGATGGGACGTTTGTCGCCAGCGAAGTCCTCGCAAAGCACGATGAAAATTACATGCCTCCGGAAGCGGCGGAAGCGCTGGCGAAGGCGAAGGCCTCCGGGGCGCAGCAAAGCAAGTCACTCGTTGTTCCTCAAGGTACGAAAGATTCACTATGA
- a CDS encoding multiheme c-type cytochrome, giving the protein MVKNMVKYALVVCGVLLAAQAQADFPTVPKETYEALKIDRSASPKELYEALVKRYMDPAQQGVGKGKYGDYWQPVSFSKYFDPHTFYKPPQAVKEVASREQCVKCHTDESPGWVAAWKKSTHANLDKIRKLTPKDETFYKKAKLEAVEANLRSIGKLGKGENLKEVGCIDCHFDINTKNKADHRKDIKLATADTCGTCHLQEFAERESERDTITWPKDQWPKGRPSHALDYRANVEVEVYAGMPQREIADGCTGCHVNQNKCDTCHARHEFSVAESRKPEVCAQCHSGADNNNWEAYSLSKHGLKYQRDKDHWNFNIPIKEAIAKGAETAPTCQYCHMEYQGKIAHNIVRKVRWANYPFVPGIRENIKTEWADKRNDAWVKTCTQCHSETYARAWLEFMDNGTFSGIDKYDEAHHVVEEQYKSGLLTGQKTNRPAPPAPETDGFEKFFQIYWSKGNNPAANELKLFEMAEDHLVQLHVSLAHQYWGYTYTVGWAAMNRAYVEIMDDDTRLKEKLDLQARVAKLEGQMKHSLLDLDTETGKISLGGIGGGMMLAGTLALAGWRRNKK; this is encoded by the coding sequence ATGGTAAAGAACATGGTGAAGTATGCGCTGGTAGTCTGCGGCGTCTTACTGGCTGCGCAGGCTCAGGCGGATTTCCCCACCGTTCCGAAGGAAACCTACGAGGCCTTGAAGATTGATCGCTCAGCCTCGCCGAAGGAACTGTATGAAGCGTTGGTCAAGCGGTATATGGATCCGGCGCAGCAGGGCGTGGGAAAAGGGAAATACGGCGACTATTGGCAGCCGGTCTCCTTCAGTAAGTATTTCGATCCCCATACCTTCTATAAGCCACCCCAGGCGGTGAAAGAAGTCGCCAGTCGTGAGCAGTGCGTGAAGTGCCACACGGATGAATCACCCGGATGGGTGGCGGCCTGGAAGAAGAGCACCCATGCGAATCTGGACAAGATCCGTAAGCTGACCCCGAAAGATGAGACCTTCTATAAGAAGGCGAAGCTGGAAGCGGTTGAAGCCAACCTCCGCTCGATCGGGAAGCTGGGCAAGGGGGAGAACCTGAAGGAAGTCGGCTGTATTGATTGTCACTTCGACATCAATACCAAGAACAAGGCCGATCACCGGAAGGATATCAAGCTGGCCACCGCCGATACCTGCGGGACCTGCCACCTGCAAGAGTTTGCCGAGCGCGAATCCGAGCGGGATACGATTACGTGGCCGAAGGATCAGTGGCCCAAGGGACGTCCGTCCCACGCGTTGGACTATAGGGCCAATGTGGAAGTGGAAGTCTATGCCGGGATGCCGCAGCGAGAAATCGCCGATGGCTGCACGGGTTGCCACGTCAATCAAAATAAGTGCGATACCTGCCATGCGCGGCATGAATTCTCGGTGGCGGAATCACGCAAGCCGGAAGTCTGTGCGCAGTGCCATAGCGGGGCCGACAACAACAACTGGGAAGCCTATTCCCTCTCCAAGCATGGGTTGAAGTATCAGCGCGATAAAGATCACTGGAACTTCAATATCCCCATCAAGGAAGCCATCGCGAAGGGCGCCGAAACGGCCCCAACGTGTCAGTACTGCCACATGGAATATCAGGGCAAGATTGCCCACAACATCGTGCGGAAGGTCCGTTGGGCGAACTATCCGTTCGTGCCGGGCATTCGGGAGAACATCAAGACCGAATGGGCCGACAAGCGGAACGATGCCTGGGTGAAAACCTGTACCCAGTGTCACTCCGAGACCTATGCCCGCGCGTGGTTGGAGTTCATGGATAACGGAACCTTCTCAGGTATCGATAAGTACGACGAAGCCCATCATGTCGTCGAGGAGCAGTATAAGTCCGGGCTGTTGACCGGTCAGAAGACGAACCGTCCGGCACCACCGGCGCCGGAGACGGATGGCTTTGAAAAGTTCTTCCAGATCTATTGGTCGAAGGGAAACAATCCAGCGGCCAATGAATTGAAACTGTTCGAAATGGCGGAAGACCACTTGGTGCAATTACACGTCAGCTTGGCGCACCAGTATTGGGGCTATACCTATACGGTGGGTTGGGCGGCGATGAATCGGGCCTATGTGGAAATCATGGACGATGATACGCGCCTTAAGGAAAAGCTGGATCTTCAAGCGCGGGTGGCCAAGCTCGAAGGCCAGATGAAGCATAGTCTGCTGGATCTCGATACGGAGACCGGCAAGATCTCGCTGGGCGGGATCGGCGGCGGCATGATGCTCGCCGGGACCCTTGCCCTCGCAGGGTGGCGGCGTAACAAGAAGTAG
- the ccmI gene encoding c-type cytochrome biogenesis protein CcmI: MTVTFWAIVSAMTVAVLGLLVRPLLKRPAQLTSEQEKTLPVYRQQFSELEQDLTNGLLTDDQYQTARHELERRVLEETGSTDTSSMMSGGLVNLRLVALSLVLVIPAASGVLYWTLGNPAAMTHPAVAASSSQGGPGDDPQMADSLNQLIEQLRKKLEQNPNDGVGWGLLARSYMAMERYADAVPIFEKATKLDPDNASLLADYADALGVHQGRKLEGRPEALIQKALKVDPHNVKALMLSGTLAYNRKDFSRAAKEWEDAHAYLPPDDQESADQLKASIAEAKRRLGGGPSMGMMVANPPMEQAKPAKPSAQSGQPRAITGKVVLGPNMAGKALPDTLFVFAKDVAGPPMPVSIVRASRKDLPFTFRLDDSTSPMPSRKLSDIDTVVIVARLSKSGKAMAESGDLEGMSQPIKPGAENITVVIDRERP; the protein is encoded by the coding sequence ATGACCGTGACATTCTGGGCGATCGTGTCCGCCATGACCGTAGCCGTCTTGGGCCTCTTAGTGCGCCCGTTGTTGAAGCGTCCGGCGCAGCTGACAAGTGAACAGGAAAAGACGTTGCCGGTGTATCGGCAGCAATTCTCGGAGCTGGAGCAAGATCTCACCAACGGGCTGCTGACGGATGACCAGTATCAGACGGCTCGACATGAGCTGGAGCGCCGGGTGTTGGAGGAGACTGGTTCCACCGACACATCGTCGATGATGTCCGGAGGGCTCGTGAATCTTCGGCTTGTCGCACTGTCGCTGGTCCTGGTCATTCCGGCAGCCAGTGGCGTGCTCTATTGGACATTGGGAAATCCTGCCGCAATGACGCACCCGGCCGTAGCAGCGTCGTCCTCGCAAGGCGGACCCGGCGATGATCCTCAGATGGCCGACAGCCTCAATCAGCTGATCGAGCAGTTGCGGAAGAAATTAGAGCAGAATCCCAATGATGGGGTCGGATGGGGACTCTTGGCCCGATCCTATATGGCCATGGAACGGTATGCCGATGCCGTCCCCATTTTCGAGAAGGCCACCAAGCTCGATCCCGATAATGCAAGTCTCCTCGCCGACTACGCGGATGCACTCGGCGTCCACCAGGGGCGCAAGTTGGAAGGAAGGCCTGAGGCCTTGATCCAAAAAGCTTTGAAGGTCGACCCCCACAATGTCAAGGCGTTGATGCTGTCCGGGACCCTTGCCTACAACCGAAAAGATTTTTCGCGCGCCGCCAAAGAATGGGAAGATGCCCACGCGTATCTTCCGCCTGATGACCAAGAGTCGGCGGATCAACTGAAAGCGAGCATTGCCGAAGCCAAACGACGTCTCGGCGGTGGTCCCAGCATGGGGATGATGGTGGCCAATCCACCGATGGAACAGGCAAAGCCCGCCAAGCCGTCGGCCCAATCCGGGCAGCCACGTGCAATTACGGGTAAGGTGGTATTAGGGCCGAACATGGCAGGCAAAGCGCTTCCAGATACGTTGTTCGTATTTGCAAAGGATGTGGCCGGGCCGCCGATGCCCGTGTCGATCGTCCGAGCATCGAGAAAAGATTTGCCCTTCACCTTCCGGCTGGATGATTCAACGAGCCCTATGCCGTCGAGGAAATTGTCGGATATCGATACGGTTGTCATCGTCGCGCGCCTGTCGAAATCCGGAAAAGCCATGGCTGAAAGTGGTGATCTGGAGGGGATGAGCCAACCGATTAAGCCGGGCGCGGAAAACATCACCGTTGTCATCGATCGGGAGAGACCGTAG
- the haoB gene encoding hydroxylamine oxidation protein HaoB — protein MSATPSLSESVSRPSGTKILPSLGFLLVTGGLFLSGWFAYLWFKPAPAPYNYQLVDEGNVTKFDSLPVQAWPDLTIAKYEVHVPSVDKPIAIAYRASKGNGRSVLLHWENLVSEPVGSMGSDLSELATIATDITKHVPKGAVILAWWDTSQQIGLLSERDTLFTSHLGQPRIAPSYWKDRADVIAEYERQFWGASGSSEEERKFQQFVDALSSETNTGPALLRELVGAREAYIVVHPSDLYKLGLMRPDRVDIAFKDFPLTGNVHGLANQVKAWMKEYGYDTYTLQSLSEKLVRAYFLNEGKKGKILLSQMLPLMNSTPVDLQAMQLVHKHGGYWVYKIPGN, from the coding sequence GTGAGCGCGACGCCGTCCCTGAGCGAATCGGTATCACGTCCGTCAGGGACTAAGATCCTCCCGTCACTCGGGTTCCTCCTGGTGACGGGAGGTCTGTTTCTGAGCGGATGGTTTGCCTACCTTTGGTTTAAACCTGCCCCTGCTCCCTACAACTATCAGCTGGTTGACGAGGGCAATGTCACGAAGTTTGACAGTCTACCAGTCCAAGCTTGGCCTGATTTGACCATCGCTAAATACGAAGTCCATGTTCCATCCGTAGACAAACCGATTGCTATCGCGTATCGGGCTAGTAAAGGGAACGGGAGATCCGTTCTGCTACACTGGGAAAATTTGGTGTCTGAGCCTGTCGGCTCGATGGGCAGCGATTTATCTGAACTTGCCACGATTGCGACCGATATCACGAAACATGTTCCAAAGGGAGCTGTCATCTTGGCCTGGTGGGATACCTCTCAACAGATTGGTCTTCTGTCCGAGCGGGACACGTTGTTTACGTCCCATCTTGGGCAACCCCGTATTGCGCCATCGTACTGGAAGGATCGTGCTGATGTCATTGCGGAATATGAACGTCAATTTTGGGGCGCATCAGGGTCGTCTGAAGAGGAACGAAAATTCCAACAATTTGTGGATGCCCTGTCCTCTGAAACCAATACAGGGCCGGCCCTGCTTCGGGAATTAGTTGGTGCTCGCGAGGCGTATATAGTCGTCCATCCCTCGGACCTTTATAAGTTGGGACTCATGCGGCCTGATCGCGTGGATATTGCCTTTAAGGACTTTCCCTTGACCGGAAACGTTCATGGGCTTGCGAACCAAGTTAAAGCATGGATGAAAGAGTACGGATACGATACCTATACCCTCCAGTCGTTGTCTGAAAAACTCGTACGAGCTTATTTTTTGAACGAAGGGAAAAAGGGAAAGATTTTGCTGTCCCAAATGCTTCCACTCATGAATTCGACTCCGGTTGATTTGCAAGCGATGCAGCTTGTCCATAAGCATGGTGGCTATTGGGTGTATAAGATTCCGGGCAATTGA